The genomic segment TAATGTTTCGTGTGTTAATGTTATGCTGCTTATATGGACATCCTCCTCAAAAGAATATCATCAACATTccattcgttcgttcgttccttcTTCTATCTTGATCTACttgaactttttttctttttttttttttcgttttctgtTAAGGCTAGTTTCTAACACGTGAATTCTTTCGGTtcctccgtctctctctctctctctctccctctctccctctccctctctctctctctctttgcgtCTTTCTCGTTTGTTGTTTGTAATTAAACAGATCAGAGATAAAAAGTAGCTTAAGCCATGCTCGATTGGCCGGGGTCTGTGTTCTTTGAGGTGGATAACGTGGCGTTCACGTTATTGTCACTAACGTTACCACTGCTACCCGCGACAGGCTCTGACTGGCCCCCGGCATTCTCCGAGGTCTGCATGTACTTGGGCTTCAGGATCGAGTTTAAGGATGGCTGAATCCGCAGCTCGTATTCTGTAAAGTTAAATAAAGGGGGGAGTTCCCGGCCATTCGGTAATCGCGTACCCTGCTCCCGAAGTTCGTCGAAGAAGGGATGAGCGCATGCTTCCAACGGCGTGATCCGGCCGGATGGCGTATACTCTAGGAGACCAGCGACTAATTCCATCGCTTCCGGTGGCGTGCGTGCCCTGAACACCTGAAAACACCCAAATTACGTtactctctcctctcctttctcttgtcattttatatatatatatggttaaTCCGTGGTTAACAAGGACAAGTCTCGAATATCtcatcgttttttctttttttttttttctcttcaattttcatttctgttCTCGTATAGAATATTCGGttagagaagaaaagatttaattattctcttgGCATTTCCTTGGCAAAGGAATATTATAGTAGAGGCAACAAGTTTTATCCGTTCAAAGATCTGTTCGATcacttttcatttaatatttcaaattatgaaacgatgttgttcaattaaataacactctttcgttctttaaaatattgaaatattaaaatttacgtgATTCCATGATTCCCTTGATTCTTGTCATCTTTTAATCATTCCTCACTCGAATACATTAGCATCAACAACAATACTTTTTAATCGTGGTGtccatacaaaaattttattatatctgattaaatatgtttattcatatattcatcgaagaattaataataataaaaaaaaaggaaaaagaattatcgagaaaaagatagacgcgcaagaaacaaaaatcttAACTGAACAAAAACTTTTGCCtctattatatcgaaattacaCACAGCATTATGTAGATTGAATGGAAACCTAATAATAACGGCAAGCAATAAAAATACGGCAGCAACacggtttttaaaatttaaaaatttctgtctGATCGGTGTATTAGGCGACGTATTGTTATACTTGATCAAATTAGTGGATATGAGATGCTTCGACTTTGACcaaattttacatttgtttctataataaatggtcgataaaatttatcgatttggtctttttaaaaaacaaaaaactggtatatcgattttttttaacaaaacgtATTTacttgggaaaaaaaaacagaaagaagaaacgtgaCAACTCGTGAttgatataaaacaaaattatatcgaatattttggaTGGATAATGAAAACTGAGAAGAGGATAAAAACGGAATAAAAACGGAATCGTAAGATGATTTCGTgtcaacaaaaaaagaaaacaattaaatcGATACGAAATTATTGCATATCGATTTTGACACATTAAGGAGATACTTTCGTTCACCACCAGAACATTAGAGTAAGTGATTTATACCGAGAACGggattaattaatgttaaagttggttaaaataaagaaaaaaaaaaaaataacgagtcGGTCGAAAAATGAAGATGAGAAAATGACAGATATTATACGTGAGTTTGAGAAAAGATGTCGAGCGATTTGTGATGCAGAGAATCGAAATGATGATggttttttcgttttcgtcGGGTTCATCATCCTCCGTTTTAGCCGTAATTGAGCATCGTGTcctgattatttttatcgtttcagaTGCTGCAAAATACGTTGGTTACGTTGGTTAGTATAATATTCACGtactagaaaaagaaaaagagagaaagagagagagatagaaaaaaaaaaaaggtatattTGCTAATAGCCAATAAGtgataaagaaacaatttgcGTTTTCAACAAGGGGATCACTTACTCTAATCTTTTGGTGCTCCGTGGAACACTTTAGTCCACTCATTCGTTGAAGCATAAACTGTAACCACGAGTAACCATGTGTCGATGAATGTGTGATTAGGATCAATTGAGAAACCAATTAGATGGAACGAAATCTTACCCTCTTTCAATGTTCTTTCGTTATCCTTCTCATTTTTCCTTACTTTTACAAAAcaagaaacattatttaaaccTGTGCAAACCAAGTACGCATTTTCAAAGTAGTTTTACGTTCCATTATTCATAGTTAACGATTTCAAGATATCTCTTTATCtccagttaaaaataatattttctaaattactaataataataataatttcgaacacCACCTAAAAACTCGTTGAAACGGGAGCGGATTGGCTCACTCGTTTCACCCATTACTCACGAACACGTACGCAGTTACGAAATTAGAATTACGTAGACGACACCGTGTGTTCCACGATTACAACGGGcgcttattattaaaacaattataataataagagagaGGGGCGATGGGCTACCTTTTGCCATGGATGCGCCTTAATTTGTGGGAATTTGAACTCGGTGTAATTGGGGTTCATCTCACGTATCTGGTCACGTGTCGGGGTGCCGAGCACCTTGATGATCTCCACCAATTGATCCACTCCGCTGTCCCCTGGGAATATCGGTTGGCCGAGCAATAACTCTGCCACTACACAACCTGCGCTCCAAACATCTGCGAAACACGCGTTGGTTTCATATGATtggttgaaaaagaaattggaaaaattgaattttaactttaatcctCTGTTAACGATAAATTGATcgttaatgaaaattcaatcgaGACTTCAATAATGGTAGACATACCGATTTTTGTAGTATAATCAATAGCACCAAAGATCAATTCGGGCGCGCGATAGTAACGACTACAGATGTAAGACACATTGGGCTCCCCTTTCACCAGATGTTTGGCGGAACCAAAATCACAGAGCTTGAGAACGCCAGATTCCGGGTCGAGCAGAAGATTTTGCGGTTTGATATCCCTGTGGCAGATTCCCAGCGAGTGGATGTACGCCAGAGAACGGAATAATTGATACATATACAGCTGAAAAGTACAGaatacgatatatatgtatatatacgaagaattctaattctatttgGATATATgaagcattatatatatataattataatcaataaaattaatagaaaattaaaaaaatatttataaatataataatttaattaaatttatgttaaaattttatactaataaataaaattattatatcaaatatggttattattaattttatcataaattattattttaaaataaattatattgtagtttttaaattaattgtatcaattaattatataatcgttCGATATTTATAGAGTAAACGCGAGATTCTTTGTAacggagaagaaggaaaggcttaccttaatgaaattaatcggTATGGTCTGCTTGCTCTTGTTATAATGCCGAGCAACTTTATACACAGTTTCAGGTATGTATTCCAGCACTAGGTTCAAATAAACCTCGTCCTTCTAAAAGAAATCCGCGGAAGATATGGTTAATAGATAATCGTGTCGATACGGAGGATCGATCACGCGTACGTGATCGTGCGGATACGTGCCGTCTCAAAGGCGCACGCGGCTCCAAAAGCAAAATTGACGTCTAGTTTAAATCTAGTTTTGTCCACGCGCCAAGTACCTTTGagccacacacacacacacacacgcgcgcgatGATTATTTTCTATGACTAGCGGTCAAGCTGCATCGGCTTACTACGTaagttgaataataaaaaatcattcaagGCTATAGAAATACATTGCACACGCTACTatgggaaaagaaaagaaagagaaaagaaagaaaaagaaaaaaaaaaaatcaaacgatAAACTTTTTTCTCGTAAAGTGGAGTGTGAACTTCTCTAATATGATTCGTGACGAGGGCAAGTGAGTGACAAGGATCTTTGATTATAAACAAAAGGATTTTCTCTACTGCGTGTCCAATGTGTCCACgcatatatgataaattggaTCGACGAAAatcggttcttttttttttcttcgtttctttttttcaatctgcCTATTATATTTAAGCGGGAATTTGcctaaattttctcgaaaaaggaTGTTTCTCGTGAAAACTACTGGATACTCGCTTGTTCACTTACGTCCACATGAAAAACTGGATTAGTTGCGTTTAAGATGTTCTACAAAATAACACAACGTCGCATGCATTAAACAACGAATACTAGGCGTTTTTATTTAGAGACTTGTGTATCATTCGACAGAAATCAGAAGTATCGCTGCTATTacgtataaatatcttataaaatcttgaaaaaaaaaaaagatagaaaaaaaaagaaagaaaaaaaagaaagaatcgaggTAATTTACGCAACgcaatataaaacatataaccTACTAATTTGCGtaaaaggggaggaaaaaaaaaaaaaaaagaattcgtaaatcataattttatacgttcaaaatttcaatcgagtgtacgagaaatagaaaataacagTGAATAATTACCTTATCACCGCTGGagtagaagaaatatttcagtttCACGATGTTACAATGCTCGAGGCGCCGCATGATTTGCAATTCTCtgttctataaataaaaggaaaagaaatttcgattaacGACACGACGCGACGTTGCACGTTCTCGAGAGTAAATAGCGATTAAGATTGGGAATATCATCGTTTTTAAGAACAATTTGTCGAGATATACATACGTAAGATAATTTCTCTCACCTTAAATCGTTTGTCTTGAAGAACTTTCTTGATGGCGACCAGCTCTTCCGTGTCGCATAATTTCGCTAGATATACAACGCCGAAGCTGCCGTTACCGATTACTTTAGTGTCTGTGTAGGAGATCTCTTGGGGACGATCCGGACCAGCACCAGGTGTAGCCACCACGGTTGTAACTTTGTTGCCATCTCTATCTGCATTATACATCACACCGCCCATAGAAACAATCGAAAACGAAAATGTAGAGAGATAAGAAGGGCACAGCGAGAAGGGCGCAACACACgatatactaataattttaactctcTGCGAAGCAATGCCGAGTGAATCAAGGTTAAAACgttaaataatcgatcgatcggatgTACGATTGTTTAACGTTAGTTCGTCGATCGACTCGATCCGACGAtttcgacgatcgatcgagtCGAGTCAAACTTTAACAGAGATGCCATTCGCGAAACAGCCGCATCGTaagcaatgaaattttaatcgaagaaaCGCGTAAAAAAGcgtggaaaattggaaaagatttTAGAAAAGTGAAgttggagaaaagaaaaaagaaaaaaaaaaaattgaagtattACGATTTATCTTTCCGATTTAtcgaattgaatgaaatttaaatattctatgaacgagaaatggaaaatatataaatacctaATATCTTTGTACATGACGCGTATCTCTTACGTaactattattaagaataagattttatcgaataagaatagagagaaaatttatgattttaacatATTGCTTCGTATATATTTGCTTTGCtcaaaaaataatctcgaaaaCTCCTTTTCCAACAAAGGTGATAGTAAAGaaagacagagacagagagagagaaagtccTTTAACGATTTGTAACGCAACGAGaagttatagaaaaaaaaaaaagaatcgatgattcctccaaaaatatatctaatcagATATACAAtccttttaaaatcgaaacgtTTGAGAATATAAGATTCTCAAACGAtgctattttcttatattcattcgaataatttctcatACTTGactatacataaaaaaaactcTTGGATAAGAAATAAGATCCAACCAAAGATTGTTTCTCAGCAGAATGGACGAATGAGTGAATcgaacaaagaagaaaaaaaagtgagaagaaaaagaagaatatttggcCACGAATCGTAGGAATAATTGTGCAGAATTACAAGACGGTTGCACACGATCGTATCGATCTTTACGACTGTCCTTAGACGATTGTCAACGGGCGAGAAGGATAACCTTGACGAGATACTACGACTAATAGATAACGCGATGTGCGGACCGGTTCTCTTCTCATCGAACCGTAGCTGAAAATAGGATCGCGGCGCACaaatgaatcgaatcgaatcgggaTGAAGAATTGGCAGAAATATATTCGGAGGAAATCGAATTGACTCGCGATCGCATTTTTACCATCACCGGATGAATCGAAACGCGCGCGGCCAACGATAAGATGCCACGTGGACCGTGCTTTCCTTCTTGACATTTCGCCAACATTTTTCTCTCCGGTTaacctttttcctctttcgttACCGTTACTTCTTTCCACTCCCCGATACGAGAACAGTATCATTTCAAAGTTTCGATTTAGAACGAAAACGCGGATCAATTCCATTTCTCCTCTATTTATTCGccgtttaatagaaatttcaatgCAAATGGTTCGAACCGATGAAGAAATTTCACGTCGGACGGGTTTTCTCCCTACTTTATTACGCAACGTAATCGGCAAGGATTATAATCGTATGAATTTTCCTTCTCCACGtggcaatttatttttcatttaacgtATCTCGCGACACGAGCAAAATACCGACAATTTTACGCATCTCTTGACCGAATATCGATCGACTATTTAATCCTTTGGTTATGGTCGGCAAAAAGACTATGTTGTAGCGAATCTCTCCATTCTAATAATCCGTATTCG from the Apis mellifera strain DH4 linkage group LG9, Amel_HAv3.1, whole genome shotgun sequence genome contains:
- the LOC408976 gene encoding glycogen synthase kinase-3 beta isoform X14, yielding MDLPPSWFLCELAKLIGVLEEINSRRLEDGKDRSDNRKKDRDGNKVTTVVATPGAGPDRPQEISYTDTKVIGNGSFGVVYLAKLCDTEELVAIKKVLQDKRFKNRELQIMRRLEHCNIVKLKYFFYSSGDKNILNATNPVFHVDKDEVYLNLVLEYIPETVYKVARHYNKSKQTIPINFIKLYMYQLFRSLAYIHSLGICHRDIKPQNLLLDPESGVLKLCDFGSAKHLVKGEPNVSYICSRYYRAPELIFGAIDYTTKIDVWSAGCVVAELLLGQPIFPGDSGVDQLVEIIKVLGTPTRDQIREMNPNYTEFKFPQIKAHPWQKFMLQRMSGLKCSTEHQKIRVFRARTPPEAMELVAGLLEYTPSGRITPLEACAHPFFDELREQGTRLPNGRELPPLFNFTEYELRIQPSLNSILKPKYMQTSENAGGQSEPVAGSSGNVSDNNVNATLSTSKNTDPGQSSMA
- the LOC408976 gene encoding glycogen synthase kinase-3 beta isoform X18, which encodes MDLPPSWFLCELAKLIGVLEEINSRRLEDGKDRSDNRKKDRDGNKVTTVVATPGAGPDRPQEISYTDTKVIGNGSFGVVYLAKLCDTEELVAIKKVLQDKRFKNRELQIMRRLEHCNIVKLKYFFYSSGDKKDEVYLNLVLEYIPETVYKVARHYNKSKQTIPINFIKLYMYQLFRSLAYIHSLGICHRDIKPQNLLLDPESGVLKLCDFGSAKHLVKGEPNVSYICSRYYRAPELIFGAIDYTTKIDVWSAGCVVAELLLGQPIFPGDSGVDQLVEIIKVLGTPTRDQIREMNPNYTEFKFPQIKAHPWQKFMLQRMSGLKCSTEHQKIRVFRARTPPEAMELVAGLLEYTPSGRITPLEACAHPFFDELREQGTRLPNGRELPPLFNFTEYELRIQPSLNSILKPKYMQTSENAGGQSEPVAGSSGNVSDNNVNATLSTSKNTDPGQSSMA
- the LOC408976 gene encoding glycogen synthase kinase-3 beta isoform X13 yields the protein MSSRPRTTSFADCTNAPSNPPLGGMRVSSHPAGGVTLKKDRDGNKVTTVVATPGAGPDRPQEISYTDTKVIGNGSFGVVYLAKLCDTEELVAIKKVLQDKRFKNRELQIMRRLEHCNIVKLKYFFYSSGDKNILNATNPVFHVDKDEVYLNLVLEYIPETVYKVARHYNKSKQTIPINFIKLYMYQLFRSLAYIHSLGICHRDIKPQNLLLDPESGVLKLCDFGSAKHLVKGEPNVSYICSRYYRAPELIFGAIDYTTKIDVWSAGCVVAELLLGQPIFPGDSGVDQLVEIIKVLGTPTRDQIREMNPNYTEFKFPQIKAHPWQKFMLQRMSGLKCSTEHQKIRVFRARTPPEAMELVAGLLEYTPSGRITPLEACAHPFFDELREQGTRLPNGRELPPLFNFTEYELRIQPSLNSILKPKYMQTSENAGGQSEPVAGSSGNVSDNNVNATLSTSKNTDPGQSSMA
- the LOC408976 gene encoding glycogen synthase kinase-3 beta isoform X8 produces the protein MSSRPRTTSFADCTNAPSNPPLGGMRVSRVLEEINSRRLEDGKDRSDNRKKGGVMYNADRDGNKVTTVVATPGAGPDRPQEISYTDTKVIGNGSFGVVYLAKLCDTEELVAIKKVLQDKRFKNRELQIMRRLEHCNIVKLKYFFYSSGDKNILNATNPVFHVDKDEVYLNLVLEYIPETVYKVARHYNKSKQTIPINFIKLYMYQLFRSLAYIHSLGICHRDIKPQNLLLDPESGVLKLCDFGSAKHLVKGEPNVSYICSRYYRAPELIFGAIDYTTKIDVWSAGCVVAELLLGQPIFPGDSGVDQLVEIIKVLGTPTRDQIREMNPNYTEFKFPQIKAHPWQKFMLQRMSGLKCSTEHQKIRVFRARTPPEAMELVAGLLEYTPSGRITPLEACAHPFFDELREQGTRLPNGRELPPLFNFTEYELRIQPSLNSILKPKYMQTSENAGGQSEPVAGSSGNVSDNNVNATLSTSKNTDPGQSSMA
- the LOC408976 gene encoding glycogen synthase kinase-3 beta isoform X17, yielding MSSRPRTTSFADCTNAPSNPPLGGMRVSSHPAGGVTLKKDRDGNKVTTVVATPGAGPDRPQEISYTDTKVIGNGSFGVVYLAKLCDTEELVAIKKVLQDKRFKNRELQIMRRLEHCNIVKLKYFFYSSGDKKDEVYLNLVLEYIPETVYKVARHYNKSKQTIPINFIKLYMYQLFRSLAYIHSLGICHRDIKPQNLLLDPESGVLKLCDFGSAKHLVKGEPNVSYICSRYYRAPELIFGAIDYTTKIDVWSAGCVVAELLLGQPIFPGDSGVDQLVEIIKVLGTPTRDQIREMNPNYTEFKFPQIKAHPWQKFMLQRMSGLKCSTEHQKIRVFRARTPPEAMELVAGLLEYTPSGRITPLEACAHPFFDELREQGTRLPNGRELPPLFNFTEYELRIQPSLNSILKPKYMQTSENAGGQSEPVAGSSGNVSDNNVNATLSTSKNTDPGQSSMA
- the LOC408976 gene encoding protein kinase shaggy isoform X1, with protein sequence MRRLEHCNIVKLKYFFYSSGDKKDEVYLNLVLEYIPETVYKVARHYNKSKQTIPINFIKLYMYQLFRSLAYIHSLGICHRDIKPQNLLLDPESGVLKLCDFGSAKHLVKGEPNVSYICSRYYRAPELIFGAIDYTTKIDVWSAGCVVAELLLGQPIFPGDSGVDQLVEIIKVLGTPTRDQIREMNPNYTEFKFPQIKAHPWQKFMLQRMSGLKCSTEHQKIRVFRARTPPEAMELVAGLLEYTPSGRITPLEACAHPFFDELREQGTRLPNGRELPPLFNFTEYELRIQPSLNSILKPKYMQTSENAGGQSEPVAGSSGNVSDNNVNATLSTSKNTDPGQSSMA
- the LOC408976 gene encoding glycogen synthase kinase-3 beta isoform X16, with translation MSSRPRTTSFADCTNAPSNPPLGGMRVSNRDGNKVTTVVATPGAGPDRPQEISYTDTKVIGNGSFGVVYLAKLCDTEELVAIKKVLQDKRFKNRELQIMRRLEHCNIVKLKYFFYSSGDKNILNATNPVFHVDKDEVYLNLVLEYIPETVYKVARHYNKSKQTIPINFIKLYMYQLFRSLAYIHSLGICHRDIKPQNLLLDPESGVLKLCDFGSAKHLVKGEPNVSYICSRYYRAPELIFGAIDYTTKIDVWSAGCVVAELLLGQPIFPGDSGVDQLVEIIKVLGTPTRDQIREMNPNYTEFKFPQIKAHPWQKFMLQRMSGLKCSTEHQKIRVFRARTPPEAMELVAGLLEYTPSGRITPLEACAHPFFDELREQGTRLPNGRELPPLFNFTEYELRIQPSLNSILKPKYMQTSENAGGQSEPVAGSSGNVSDNNVNATLSTSKNTDPGQSSMA
- the LOC408976 gene encoding glycogen synthase kinase-3 beta isoform X22; this translates as MAPAATLDWSEPCQHWRYPKFCPSGQQQKHERAKSAMELSSKEANTAYKKFYKFLRRLKNRRRVLEEINSRRLEDGKDRSDNRKKGGVMYNADRDGNKVTTVVATPGAGPDRPQEISYTDTKVIGNGSFGVVYLAKLCDTEELVAIKKVLQDKRFKNRELQIMRRLEHCNIVKLKYFFYSSGDKKDEVYLNLVLEYIPETVYKVARHYNKSKQTIPINFIKLYMYQLFRSLAYIHSLGICHRDIKPQNLLLDPESGVLKLCDFGSAKHLVKGEPNVSYICSRYYRAPELIFGAIDYTTKIDVWSAGCVVAELLLGQPIFPGDSGVDQLVEIIKVLGTPTRDQIREMNPNYTEFKFPQIKAHPWQKVFRARTPPEAMELVAGLLEYTPSGRITPLEACAHPFFDELREQGTRLPNGRELPPLFNFTEYELRIQPSLNSILKPKYMQTSENAGGQSEPVAGSSGNVSDNNVNATLSTSKNTDPGQSSMA
- the LOC408976 gene encoding glycogen synthase kinase-3 beta isoform X10, which gives rise to MAPAATLDWSEPCQHWRYPKFCPSGQQQKHERAKSAMELSSKEANTAYKKFYKFLRRLKNRRHRDGNKVTTVVATPGAGPDRPQEISYTDTKVIGNGSFGVVYLAKLCDTEELVAIKKVLQDKRFKNRELQIMRRLEHCNIVKLKYFFYSSGDKKDEVYLNLVLEYIPETVYKVARHYNKSKQTIPINFIKLYMYQLFRSLAYIHSLGICHRDIKPQNLLLDPESGVLKLCDFGSAKHLVKGEPNVSYICSRYYRAPELIFGAIDYTTKIDVWSAGCVVAELLLGQPIFPGDSGVDQLVEIIKVLGTPTRDQIREMNPNYTEFKFPQIKAHPWQKFMLQRMSGLKCSTEHQKIRVFRARTPPEAMELVAGLLEYTPSGRITPLEACAHPFFDELREQGTRLPNGRELPPLFNFTEYELRIQPSLNSILKPKYMQTSENAGGQSEPVAGSSGNVSDNNVNATLSTSKNTDPGQSSMA
- the LOC408976 gene encoding glycogen synthase kinase-3 beta isoform X7, translated to MAPAATLDWSEPCQHWRYPKFCPSGQQQKHERAKSAMELSSKEANTAYKKFYKFLRRLKNRRHRDGNKVTTVVATPGAGPDRPQEISYTDTKVIGNGSFGVVYLAKLCDTEELVAIKKVLQDKRFKNRELQIMRRLEHCNIVKLKYFFYSSGDKNILNATNPVFHVDKDEVYLNLVLEYIPETVYKVARHYNKSKQTIPINFIKLYMYQLFRSLAYIHSLGICHRDIKPQNLLLDPESGVLKLCDFGSAKHLVKGEPNVSYICSRYYRAPELIFGAIDYTTKIDVWSAGCVVAELLLGQPIFPGDSGVDQLVEIIKVLGTPTRDQIREMNPNYTEFKFPQIKAHPWQKFMLQRMSGLKCSTEHQKIRVFRARTPPEAMELVAGLLEYTPSGRITPLEACAHPFFDELREQGTRLPNGRELPPLFNFTEYELRIQPSLNSILKPKYMQTSENAGGQSEPVAGSSGNVSDNNVNATLSTSKNTDPGQSSMA
- the LOC408976 gene encoding glycogen synthase kinase-3 beta isoform X3 gives rise to the protein MFTRHAYHGYSRVFFIIVRIVKTRSNLRVSSTGILRFSIVFARNRCHPAGGVTLKKDRDGNKVTTVVATPGAGPDRPQEISYTDTKVIGNGSFGVVYLAKLCDTEELVAIKKVLQDKRFKNRELQIMRRLEHCNIVKLKYFFYSSGDKNILNATNPVFHVDKDEVYLNLVLEYIPETVYKVARHYNKSKQTIPINFIKLYMYQLFRSLAYIHSLGICHRDIKPQNLLLDPESGVLKLCDFGSAKHLVKGEPNVSYICSRYYRAPELIFGAIDYTTKIDVWSAGCVVAELLLGQPIFPGDSGVDQLVEIIKVLGTPTRDQIREMNPNYTEFKFPQIKAHPWQKFMLQRMSGLKCSTEHQKIRVFRARTPPEAMELVAGLLEYTPSGRITPLEACAHPFFDELREQGTRLPNGRELPPLFNFTEYELRIQPSLNSILKPKYMQTSENAGGQSEPVAGSSGNVSDNNVNATLSTSKNTDPGQSSMA
- the LOC408976 gene encoding glycogen synthase kinase-3 beta isoform X2, which gives rise to MAPAATLDWSEPCQHWRYPKFCPSGQQQKHERAKSAMELSSKEANTAYKKFYKFLRRLKNRRRVLEEINSRRLEDGKDRSDNRKKDRDGNKVTTVVATPGAGPDRPQEISYTDTKVIGNGSFGVVYLAKLCDTEELVAIKKVLQDKRFKNRELQIMRRLEHCNIVKLKYFFYSSGDKNILNATNPVFHVDKDEVYLNLVLEYIPETVYKVARHYNKSKQTIPINFIKLYMYQLFRSLAYIHSLGICHRDIKPQNLLLDPESGVLKLCDFGSAKHLVKGEPNVSYICSRYYRAPELIFGAIDYTTKIDVWSAGCVVAELLLGQPIFPGDSGVDQLVEIIKVLGTPTRDQIREMNPNYTEFKFPQIKAHPWQKFMLQRMSGLKCSTEHQKIRVFRARTPPEAMELVAGLLEYTPSGRITPLEACAHPFFDELREQGTRLPNGRELPPLFNFTEYELRIQPSLNSILKPKYMQTSENAGGQSEPVAGSSGNVSDNNVNATLSTSKNTDPGQSSMA
- the LOC408976 gene encoding glycogen synthase kinase-3 beta isoform X12 encodes the protein MAPAATLDWSEPCQHWRYPKFCPSGQQQKHERAKSAMELSSKEANTAYKKFYKFLRRLKNRRHRDGNKVTTVVATPGAGPDRPQEISYTDTKVIGNGSFGVVYLAKLCDTEELVAIKKVLQDKRFKNRELQIMRRLEHCNIVKLKYFFYSSGDKNILNATNPVFHVDKDEVYLNLVLEYIPETVYKVARHYNKSKQTIPINFIKLYMYQLFRSLAYIHSLGICHRDIKPQNLLLDPESGVLKLCDFGSAKHLVKGEPNVSYICSRYYRAPELIFGAIDYTTKIDVWSAGCVVAELLLGQPIFPGDSGVDQLVEIIKVLGTPTRDQIREMNPNYTEFKFPQIKAHPWQKVFRARTPPEAMELVAGLLEYTPSGRITPLEACAHPFFDELREQGTRLPNGRELPPLFNFTEYELRIQPSLNSILKPKYMQTSENAGGQSEPVAGSSGNVSDNNVNATLSTSKNTDPGQSSMA
- the LOC408976 gene encoding glycogen synthase kinase-3 beta isoform X4, producing the protein MAPAATLDWSEPCQHWRYPKFCPSGQQQKHERAKSAMELSSKEANTAYKKFYKFLRRLKNRRRVLEEINSRRLEDGKDRSDNRKKDRDGNKVTTVVATPGAGPDRPQEISYTDTKVIGNGSFGVVYLAKLCDTEELVAIKKVLQDKRFKNRELQIMRRLEHCNIVKLKYFFYSSGDKKDEVYLNLVLEYIPETVYKVARHYNKSKQTIPINFIKLYMYQLFRSLAYIHSLGICHRDIKPQNLLLDPESGVLKLCDFGSAKHLVKGEPNVSYICSRYYRAPELIFGAIDYTTKIDVWSAGCVVAELLLGQPIFPGDSGVDQLVEIIKVLGTPTRDQIREMNPNYTEFKFPQIKAHPWQKFMLQRMSGLKCSTEHQKIRVFRARTPPEAMELVAGLLEYTPSGRITPLEACAHPFFDELREQGTRLPNGRELPPLFNFTEYELRIQPSLNSILKPKYMQTSENAGGQSEPVAGSSGNVSDNNVNATLSTSKNTDPGQSSMA
- the LOC408976 gene encoding glycogen synthase kinase-3 beta isoform X20; this translates as MSSRPRTTSFADCTNAPSNPPLGGMRVSNRDGNKVTTVVATPGAGPDRPQEISYTDTKVIGNGSFGVVYLAKLCDTEELVAIKKVLQDKRFKNRELQIMRRLEHCNIVKLKYFFYSSGDKKDEVYLNLVLEYIPETVYKVARHYNKSKQTIPINFIKLYMYQLFRSLAYIHSLGICHRDIKPQNLLLDPESGVLKLCDFGSAKHLVKGEPNVSYICSRYYRAPELIFGAIDYTTKIDVWSAGCVVAELLLGQPIFPGDSGVDQLVEIIKVLGTPTRDQIREMNPNYTEFKFPQIKAHPWQKFMLQRMSGLKCSTEHQKIRVFRARTPPEAMELVAGLLEYTPSGRITPLEACAHPFFDELREQGTRLPNGRELPPLFNFTEYELRIQPSLNSILKPKYMQTSENAGGQSEPVAGSSGNVSDNNVNATLSTSKNTDPGQSSMA